In Porphyromonas cangingivalis, a genomic segment contains:
- a CDS encoding HU family DNA-binding protein — protein sequence MTKAEVVNEISKRTGLEKRLVLETVEVFMDVVRDSLVAEENVYLRGFGSFIVKTRAPKTARNISKNLTIQIPERKIPAFKPSKAFTLDKK from the coding sequence ATGACTAAAGCGGAAGTTGTCAACGAAATTAGCAAACGTACTGGTTTGGAAAAGCGTCTTGTCCTAGAGACTGTCGAAGTGTTTATGGATGTTGTGAGAGACTCACTCGTGGCAGAGGAAAATGTCTATCTCCGTGGCTTCGGTAGCTTTATCGTAAAGACAAGAGCTCCTAAGACAGCACGTAATATTTCAAAGAACTTAACGATACAGATTCCAGAGCGCAAGATCCCTGCATTCAAGCCATCTAAGGCGTTCACATTGGACAAGAAATAA
- a CDS encoding Rne/Rng family ribonuclease, translating to MKSELIIDVQPKEVSIAVLEDKRLVELQQEKQNIEFSVGDIYLGKVKKIMPGLNAAFVDIGHKKEAFLHYRDLGSNFLSAQSFLESHAKYGKNFSPERVKLEKEIDKDGSIADRLKPGDEVLVEITKEAISTKGPRLSAELSFAGRYLVLLPFSDKVSVSNKIKKAEERNRLKQLILSIKPKNVTVIVRTSAEGVKVAELDHEIRMLVKRWNNTIANIAKKKTSRILYKESSRTLSLLRDTYSSTFTDIYINDKELAEETRDYIELIDPGKGSIVKLYKESSPIFDAFDVTKQIKHLFGKTVTYKSGAYLVIEQTEAMHVIDVNSGNRAKGSNQQEDTAIDVNLSAAEEIARQLRLRDIGGIIVVDFIDMSQAANRQKLFEKMNEYMKNDRAKHTVLPITKFGLMQITRQRVRQALAIETEETCPTCHGTGQVQPSLFFTDELEQKIRHLVEYEKIKKFALHVHPYVAAYIQKRKGLVGLGSSLYTKWRSKYGKGLTVIPDESLGMLSYEFYDGEHDSLSHFLEE from the coding sequence GTGAAAAGTGAACTAATCATTGATGTCCAACCTAAAGAGGTATCAATCGCAGTCTTGGAAGATAAGCGATTGGTAGAGCTCCAGCAGGAAAAACAAAACATCGAGTTTTCCGTCGGAGATATTTATCTCGGAAAGGTTAAGAAAATCATGCCGGGACTCAATGCAGCTTTCGTCGACATCGGACACAAAAAAGAAGCCTTCCTACATTACAGAGATTTAGGAAGCAACTTTTTGTCTGCACAAAGCTTCCTCGAGTCTCACGCCAAATATGGAAAGAACTTCTCACCTGAAAGAGTTAAACTGGAAAAAGAAATAGATAAGGATGGGTCGATAGCCGATCGCCTCAAACCCGGAGATGAGGTTTTGGTAGAGATAACCAAGGAGGCGATATCAACAAAAGGCCCAAGACTGTCTGCCGAACTATCCTTTGCTGGGAGATACTTGGTTCTCCTACCCTTCTCGGACAAAGTCTCAGTATCCAACAAAATCAAAAAAGCCGAAGAGCGTAACCGTCTCAAACAGCTCATCCTTAGCATCAAGCCTAAAAATGTAACCGTCATAGTACGCACTTCTGCCGAAGGGGTCAAGGTAGCAGAGCTTGATCATGAAATCAGGATGCTCGTGAAGAGATGGAACAACACAATAGCAAATATTGCAAAGAAAAAGACCTCTCGCATACTATACAAAGAAAGCAGTCGTACGCTAAGTTTGCTAAGAGACACCTACAGCTCCACATTCACGGATATCTACATCAATGACAAAGAGCTTGCGGAAGAAACAAGAGACTACATCGAACTGATCGATCCGGGCAAAGGAAGTATTGTCAAGCTATACAAGGAATCAAGTCCGATATTTGATGCCTTTGATGTCACAAAACAGATTAAACACCTTTTTGGTAAAACTGTAACCTATAAGAGTGGAGCATATCTGGTCATCGAACAGACAGAAGCGATGCATGTGATCGATGTAAATAGCGGAAATAGAGCCAAGGGTAGCAATCAACAAGAGGACACAGCAATAGACGTCAATCTCTCAGCAGCCGAAGAAATTGCAAGGCAGCTGCGCCTGAGAGATATCGGTGGTATCATTGTTGTAGACTTTATCGATATGTCACAAGCTGCCAATCGTCAGAAGCTCTTCGAAAAAATGAATGAGTACATGAAAAACGATAGGGCAAAGCACACAGTATTGCCTATCACAAAGTTTGGACTCATGCAGATTACGAGACAGAGAGTAAGACAGGCTTTGGCGATCGAAACCGAGGAAACTTGTCCCACTTGCCACGGCACAGGTCAGGTACAACCATCATTGTTCTTCACCGATGAGTTGGAACAAAAGATCCGCCACTTGGTAGAGTACGAAAAGATCAAAAAGTTTGCACTGCATGTACATCCTTACGTGGCAGCCTATATACAGAAGAGAAAAGGGCTTGTAGGCTTAGGCTCTTCACTGTACACCAAGTGGAGAAGTAAATATGGCAAGGGACTCACAGTCATTCCCGATGAGTCTTTAGGAATGTTGAGCTACGAGTTCTATGACGGCGAACACGACAGTTTGTCGCATTTCTTGGAAGAATAA
- a CDS encoding 30S ribosomal protein S16 → MATRIRLQRHGRKNYPFYKIVVADSRAPRDGKFIERLGSYNPNTNPATIDLDFDRALYWINVGAQPSDTVRSILSKEGVLLMKHLQGGVRKGAFDEATAKAKFEAWLKDKKEGLASIKDKAIEAKKAEDKKRLEAEKEVNKAKAEALAEKRAEEAKAKAEAEAAARAEAEAAEAPAAEEATEEAPAEAEA, encoded by the coding sequence ATGGCAACAAGAATTAGATTGCAAAGACACGGTCGTAAGAACTACCCATTCTATAAGATCGTAGTCGCAGACAGCAGGGCTCCACGTGATGGAAAATTTATTGAAAGATTAGGTTCTTATAATCCGAATACTAATCCTGCTACAATAGATTTGGACTTCGATAGAGCTTTGTATTGGATCAATGTCGGTGCACAACCATCAGACACTGTGCGTAGCATCCTTTCAAAAGAAGGGGTACTACTCATGAAGCACCTCCAAGGTGGTGTCCGTAAGGGTGCATTTGATGAGGCAACAGCAAAAGCCAAGTTCGAAGCATGGCTCAAGGACAAAAAAGAAGGTCTTGCTTCTATCAAGGACAAGGCTATCGAAGCTAAGAAGGCCGAAGACAAGAAGCGTCTCGAAGCTGAAAAGGAAGTAAATAAGGCTAAGGCCGAAGCTCTCGCTGAAAAGCGTGCAGAAGAAGCAAAGGCTAAGGCTGAAGCAGAAGCAGCGGCAAGAGCAGAGGCAGAGGCTGCTGAAGCACCCGCAGCAGAGGAAGCTACAGAAGAAGCACCTGCAGAAGCCGAAGCGTAA